One segment of Brassica napus cultivar Da-Ae chromosome C3, Da-Ae, whole genome shotgun sequence DNA contains the following:
- the BNAC03G25480D gene encoding uncharacterized protein BNAC03G25480D has product MSSSLLLSLSSKPSLRKLALRCQTLRTFSSSSANPYLLYRVTCCGGKGDEESPGVMTQLHTFDPAKDEHIIVGDKPFPKELVGSSLVGSSHGWGVFLWGQRSILISDFCNPLSFKSKPKFIRLLPRPDLISCQSDLVSGVAMSSSPQEEEDYLVAVKFTGRPVSIYKPSDTKAVHLTLPHNVFDHFEPSKLMHSKRDQRFYMPSSGGHHLWSWDGHESTEPEFHELRFHNLPQFSHSELQLLDSCHRTQHLVESSSGQRFLVKWYVQSIKALGFNCGGTKRFMVFREEEDMNMCYTEDIGDLCIFLGNNEPFCVKASLFPGLNSNSIYFVGEAYGEGYGVYNIATRTPRSFKPKPTTSDSPSGQGFMLPLWAPHWLPPFPL; this is encoded by the exons ATGTCTTCGTCTCTGCTTCTCAGCCTCTCTTCCAAGCCCTCTCTCCGCAAACTTGCCCTG AGATGCCAAACCCTTCGGAcgttctcctcctcctccgccaaCCCTTACTTGTTGTATCGTGTCACCTGTTGTGGTGGAAAAGGTGATGAAGAATCCCCAGGTGTAATGACACAGCTCCACACGTTTGATCCGGCCAAAGATGAACATATCATCGTCGGTGATAAGCCATTTCCCAAAGAGTTGGTTGGGTCTTCTCTGGTGGGAAGTTCCCATGGATGGGGAGTTTTTCTATGGGGCCAACGTTCCATACTAATCAGTGATTTTTGCAACCCCTTGAGctttaaatcaaaaccaaagttCATCCGTCTGCTTCCTAGGCCTGATCTAATTAGTTGTCAATCTGACTTGGTAAGTGGCGTGGCAATGTCCTCTTCTCctcaagaggaagaagactaccTTGTCGCTGTCAAGTTTACGGGACGTCCGGTGAGTATATATAAGCCGAGTGACACTAAGGCGGTCCATCTCACTTTGCCTCATAATGTATTCGATCATTTTGAACCATCCAAGTTGATGCATTCCAAGAGAGATCAAAGGTTCTACATGCCAAGTTCTGGTGGCCACCACTTGTGGTCTTGGGATGGTCATGAATCCACGGAGCCTGAGTTCCATGAGTTGCGCTTTCACAACCTTCCTCAGTTTTCTCATTCCGAGTTGCAGCTTTTAGATTCTTGTCATAGGACACAACACCTTGTGGAATCTTCATCAGGACAACGATTCCTGGTCAAATG GTATGTCCAAAGCATCAAGGCATTAGGATTCAATTGTGGTGGCACAAAGCGGTTCATGGTGTTTAGAGAGGAGGAAGATATGAACATGTGTTACACAGAAGACATTGGTGATCTCTGCATATTCCTCGGCAATAACGAGCCTTTTTGTGTCAAGGCCAGCTTATTCCCGGGCTTAAACTCTAACTCCATCTATTTCGTCGGTGAAGCCTATGGTGAAGGCTATGGTGTTTACAATATCGCCACTAGAACCCCACGTTCCTTCAAACCCAAGCCTACTACCTCTGATTCACCTAGTGGCCAAGGTTTTATGCTTCCTCTCTGGGCTCCTCACTGGCTTCCTCCGTTTCCTCTCTAA
- the BNAC03G25490D gene encoding uncharacterized protein BNAC03G25490D: MASSLLLNLSLRKLALRYQTHRMFSSSITTNPYLVYAKTIYGNPDDENLHVRSDIHYFDPVKEDEVIVRDKALPMEFRKECFVVGMSHGWVVFKARSDDDNNKDKVIYISDYYSPCGSKSNPKTIPLHPMGQPNPAQQLGVTNAAMTCSPDQSNDFAVAVNCLGPVINFFRPGGKHKDSGSVFFTTPLQHFNQSKVMYSKGDEKFYTTSVGGQFLLSYDAFFEEDMTGSEVHELRFINHPELTQLEWEILDSCSKTVHLVESPSGERFLIKWYARNHQPGKEMTFLCRGTKRFMVFREEEETRVMSYTEDIGDLCIFLGNSEPFCVKASSFPGLNPNSIYFAGDGFGVYDIATRKPRSFRPKSPGAFSTASLAFHWIPPMSL, translated from the exons ATGGCTTCGTCTTTGCTTCTCAACCTCTCTCTCCGCAAACTTGCTCTG AGATACCAAACCCATCGGATGTTCTCCTCATCCATCACCACCAACCCTTACTTAGTGTATGCTAAAACAATTTATGGAAACCCTGATGATGAGAATCTTCATGTAAGAAGCGATATCCACTATTTTGACCCGGTCAAGGAAGATGAAGTGATTGTACGAGACAAGGCACTTCCCATGGAGTTTCGAAAAGAGTGTTTTGTGGTCGGAATGTCCCATGGTTGGGTAGTTTTCAAGGCCCGGTCTGATGATGATAATAATAAAGATAAAGTCATATATATTAGCGACTACTACAGTCCTTGTGGTTCCaaatcaaaccctaaaaccatTCCTTTACATCCCATGGGTCAACCTAATCCTGCCCAACAGCTTGGCGTCACTAACGCCGCAATGACTTGTTCACCTGATCAAAGCAATGATTTCGCAGTGGCTGTCAACTGCTTAGGACCTGTGATCAACTTCTTTAGGCCTGGTGGCAAGCACAAGGATTCTGGTTCCGTCTTCTTTACCACTCCTCTCCAGCATTTTAATCAGTCAAAGGTTATGTATTCAAAGGGAGATGAAAAGTTCTACACCACTAGTGTTGGCGGCCAATTCTTGCTTTCCTACGATGCTTTCTTCGAGGAGGATATGACCGGCTCCGAGGTGCATGAGCTGCGGTTCATCAACCATCCTGAGTTGACTCAGTTAGAGTGGGAGATATTGGACTCATGTTCCAAGACTGTACACCTTGTGGAGTCTCCCTCGGGGGAAcgttttttaatcaaatggtacgcTCGGAACCACCAACCGGGGAAGGAGATGACCTTCTTGTGTCGCGGAACAAAGCGTTTCATGGTGtttagagaggaagaagaaacaagGGTCATGTCTTACACAGAGGACATTGGTGATCTCTGCATATTCCTGGGCAATAGTGAGCCCTTCTGTGTCAAGGCAAGCTCCTTCCCTGGCTTAAACCCTAACTCCATCTATTTTGCAGGAGATGGCTTTGGTGTTTACGATATAGCCACTAGAAAACCACGTTCCTTCCGTCCCAAGTCTCCCGGAGCCTTCTCTACAGCATCACTCGCCTTTCACTGGATCCCTCCAATGTCTCTCTAG
- the LOC106429608 gene encoding SKP1-like protein 20 isoform X3 yields the protein MCNYHFIFKEPNSTNTVPGSSNPLPMSESYLAIMQREMMQSYIWLKTADGSIHLVEKEIAIFFPMICQEVVCKGVGTSKNHPISLPQQVNQATLSLILDYCRFHLVHGRSNKERKTYDQKFIRMDTTMLRELASAAGSLQLKPLVDLTCRTLGRSMEGKTPEEMREILNFPDDLSHLTDEERLLPLKNTMDDPGIRLLNRLNAKKRKELKEGERLQNVEVEEHVDERSVDDLVSFINGGDAKVVKTSKGKKKNKKKKDQKIVSSNEKEGAEETGSITREVEVPNLPSTEDDIFTPKAGSEDGDSDDEMDPAMKEMLDREVEDFARRLNSNWVGSQGQVRRPVHFSMNGNGTTRRHIGYGLDVKVNLQDTIDEFNGLAQFWLVI from the exons ATGTGCAACTATCATTTCATTTTTAAGGAGCCTAATAGCACCAATACAGTGCCTGGGTCATCTAATCCATTACCAATGTCAGAAAGTTATCTGGCCATCATGCAACGAGAG ATGATGCAGTCCTACATCTGGCTTAAAACTGCTGATGGTTCAATTCACCTAGTGGAAAAAGAGATTGCGATCTTCTTTCCCATGATATGTCAAGAGGTCGTATGCAAGGGTGTTGGAACTTCTAAGAATCATCCAATATCGCTTCCACAGCAAGTAAATCAAGCTACGCTCAGCTTGATTCTTGATTACTGTAGATTTCATCTAGTGCATGGACGTTCAAACAAG GAACGAAAAACTTATGATCAAAAATTCATCCGGATGGACACAACGATGCTACGTGAGTTGGCCTCAGCCGCTGGCAGTTTACAGCTGAAGCCGTTGGTTGATCTTACTTGTCGCACACTTGGACGAAGCATGGAAGGAAAAACCCCTGAGGAGATGAGAGAGATACTTAATTTTCCTGATGACCTTAGTCACCTTACTGAC GAGGAGAGATTATTGCCTCTGAAGAACACAATGGATGATCCAGGGATTCGACTACTGAACAGATTGAACgcaaagaaaagaaaggagCTAAAAGAAGGAGAGAGATTGCAG AATGTTGAGGTTGAAGAACATGTGGACGAACGTTCTGTGGATGACCTGGTATCGTTTATAAACGGCGGAG ATGCCAAGGTAGTAAAGACGTCAAagggaaagaagaagaacaagaaaaagaagGACCAGAAGATTGTTTCCTCAAATGAAAAAGAAGGAGCCGAAGAGACTGGATCCATCACGAGAGAGGTAGAGGTACCCAACTTACCTAGTACGGAAGATGACATCTTTACGCCAAAGGCCGGGTCTGAAGATGGAGATTCAGATGATGAAATGGATCCAGCCATGAAGGAAATGCTTGATAG AGAGGTAGAAGATTTTGCTCGAAGATTGAACTCCAATTGGGTTGGATCGCAAGGACAAGTAAGAAGGCCTGTTCACTTTTCCATGAACGGCAACGGGACTACAAGACGGCATATAG GGTATGGTTTGGATGTGAAGGTTAATCTTCAGGATACAATTGATGAATTCAATGGCTTGGCACAGTTTTGGTTGGTTATATGA
- the LOC106429608 gene encoding SKP1-like protein 20 isoform X2: MSESYLAIMQREMMQSYIWLKTADGSIHLVEKEIAIFFPMICQEVVCKGVGTSKNHPISLPQQVNQATLSLILDYCRFHLVHGRSNKERKTYDQKFIRMDTTMLRELASAAGSLQLKPLVDLTCRTLGRSMEGKTPEEMREILNFPDDLSHLTDEERLLPLKNTMDDPGIRLLNRLNAKKRKELKEGERLQNVEVEEHVDERSVDDLVSFINGGDAKVVKTSKGKKKNKKKKDQKIVSSNEKEGAEETGSITREVEVPNLPSTEDDIFTPKAGSEDGDSDDEMDPAMKEMLDREVEDFARRLNSNWVGSQGQVRRPVHFSMNGNGTTRRHIG, translated from the exons ATGTCAGAAAGTTATCTGGCCATCATGCAACGAGAG ATGATGCAGTCCTACATCTGGCTTAAAACTGCTGATGGTTCAATTCACCTAGTGGAAAAAGAGATTGCGATCTTCTTTCCCATGATATGTCAAGAGGTCGTATGCAAGGGTGTTGGAACTTCTAAGAATCATCCAATATCGCTTCCACAGCAAGTAAATCAAGCTACGCTCAGCTTGATTCTTGATTACTGTAGATTTCATCTAGTGCATGGACGTTCAAACAAG GAACGAAAAACTTATGATCAAAAATTCATCCGGATGGACACAACGATGCTACGTGAGTTGGCCTCAGCCGCTGGCAGTTTACAGCTGAAGCCGTTGGTTGATCTTACTTGTCGCACACTTGGACGAAGCATGGAAGGAAAAACCCCTGAGGAGATGAGAGAGATACTTAATTTTCCTGATGACCTTAGTCACCTTACTGAC GAGGAGAGATTATTGCCTCTGAAGAACACAATGGATGATCCAGGGATTCGACTACTGAACAGATTGAACgcaaagaaaagaaaggagCTAAAAGAAGGAGAGAGATTGCAG AATGTTGAGGTTGAAGAACATGTGGACGAACGTTCTGTGGATGACCTGGTATCGTTTATAAACGGCGGAG ATGCCAAGGTAGTAAAGACGTCAAagggaaagaagaagaacaagaaaaagaagGACCAGAAGATTGTTTCCTCAAATGAAAAAGAAGGAGCCGAAGAGACTGGATCCATCACGAGAGAGGTAGAGGTACCCAACTTACCTAGTACGGAAGATGACATCTTTACGCCAAAGGCCGGGTCTGAAGATGGAGATTCAGATGATGAAATGGATCCAGCCATGAAGGAAATGCTTGATAG AGAGGTAGAAGATTTTGCTCGAAGATTGAACTCCAATTGGGTTGGATCGCAAGGACAAGTAAGAAGGCCTGTTCACTTTTCCATGAACGGCAACGGGACTACAAGACGGCATATAG GTTAA
- the LOC106429608 gene encoding SKP1-like protein 20 isoform X1, translating into MCNYHFIFKEPNSTNTVPGSSNPLPMSESYLAIMQREMMQSYIWLKTADGSIHLVEKEIAIFFPMICQEVVCKGVGTSKNHPISLPQQVNQATLSLILDYCRFHLVHGRSNKERKTYDQKFIRMDTTMLRELASAAGSLQLKPLVDLTCRTLGRSMEGKTPEEMREILNFPDDLSHLTDEERLLPLKNTMDDPGIRLLNRLNAKKRKELKEGERLQNVEVEEHVDERSVDDLVSFINGGDAKVVKTSKGKKKNKKKKDQKIVSSNEKEGAEETGSITREVEVPNLPSTEDDIFTPKAGSEDGDSDDEMDPAMKEMLDREVEDFARRLNSNWVGSQGQVRRPVHFSMNGNGTTRRHIG; encoded by the exons ATGTGCAACTATCATTTCATTTTTAAGGAGCCTAATAGCACCAATACAGTGCCTGGGTCATCTAATCCATTACCAATGTCAGAAAGTTATCTGGCCATCATGCAACGAGAG ATGATGCAGTCCTACATCTGGCTTAAAACTGCTGATGGTTCAATTCACCTAGTGGAAAAAGAGATTGCGATCTTCTTTCCCATGATATGTCAAGAGGTCGTATGCAAGGGTGTTGGAACTTCTAAGAATCATCCAATATCGCTTCCACAGCAAGTAAATCAAGCTACGCTCAGCTTGATTCTTGATTACTGTAGATTTCATCTAGTGCATGGACGTTCAAACAAG GAACGAAAAACTTATGATCAAAAATTCATCCGGATGGACACAACGATGCTACGTGAGTTGGCCTCAGCCGCTGGCAGTTTACAGCTGAAGCCGTTGGTTGATCTTACTTGTCGCACACTTGGACGAAGCATGGAAGGAAAAACCCCTGAGGAGATGAGAGAGATACTTAATTTTCCTGATGACCTTAGTCACCTTACTGAC GAGGAGAGATTATTGCCTCTGAAGAACACAATGGATGATCCAGGGATTCGACTACTGAACAGATTGAACgcaaagaaaagaaaggagCTAAAAGAAGGAGAGAGATTGCAG AATGTTGAGGTTGAAGAACATGTGGACGAACGTTCTGTGGATGACCTGGTATCGTTTATAAACGGCGGAG ATGCCAAGGTAGTAAAGACGTCAAagggaaagaagaagaacaagaaaaagaagGACCAGAAGATTGTTTCCTCAAATGAAAAAGAAGGAGCCGAAGAGACTGGATCCATCACGAGAGAGGTAGAGGTACCCAACTTACCTAGTACGGAAGATGACATCTTTACGCCAAAGGCCGGGTCTGAAGATGGAGATTCAGATGATGAAATGGATCCAGCCATGAAGGAAATGCTTGATAG AGAGGTAGAAGATTTTGCTCGAAGATTGAACTCCAATTGGGTTGGATCGCAAGGACAAGTAAGAAGGCCTGTTCACTTTTCCATGAACGGCAACGGGACTACAAGACGGCATATAG GTTAA
- the LOC106429621 gene encoding aquaporin PIP1-2-like: protein MEGKEEDVRVGANKFPERQPIGTSAQSDKDYKEPPPAPLFEPGELASWSFWRAGIAEFIATFLFLYITVLTVMGVKRSPSMCASVGIQGIAWAFGGMIFALVYCTAGVSGGHINPAVTFGLFLARKLSLTRAVYYIVMQCLGAICGAGVVKGFQPKRYQALGGGANTVAPGYTKGSGLGAEIIGTFVLVYTVFSATDAKRNARDSHVPILAPLPIGFAVFLVHLATIPITGTGINPARSLGAAIIFNKDNAWDDHWVFWVGPFIGAALAALYHVIVIRAIPFKSRS from the exons ATGGAAGGCAAGGAAGAAGATGTTAGAGTCGGAGCTAACAAATTCCCCGAGAGACAACCCATCGGAACATCGGCTCAGAGCGACAAAGACTACAAGGAGCCGCCTCCTGCGCCGTTGTTCGAGCCCGGCGAGCTCGCTTCGTGGTCCTTCTGGAGAGCCGGAATCGCCGAGTTCATCGCCACGTTTCTCTTTCTTTACATAACTGTGTTGACCGTCATGGGTGTGAAGAGGTCACCGAGCATGTGTGCTTCCGTCGGAATCCAAGGCATCGCTTGGGCTTTCGGTGGTATGATCTTCGCTCTCGTCTACTGTACCGCTGGTGTCTCCG GTGGACACATCAACCCAGCAGTCACATTCGGTCTGTTCTTGGCTCGGAAGCTTTCACTCACACGAGCTGTGTACTATATAGTGATGCAGTGCTTAGGAGCCATCTGTGGAGCCGGTGTGGTCAAGGGGTTCCAACCAAAGcggtaccaagctctaggaggtGGAGCTAACACCGTAGCTCCTGGCTACACCAAAGGAAGTGGTCTCGGTGCTGAGATTATTGGAACCTTTGTGCTAGTTTACACCGTCTTCTCCGCAACTGACGCTAAGAGAAACGCTCGTGACTCTCATGTTCCT ATTCTTGCACCTCTCCCAATCGGATTCGCTGTGTTCTTGGTCCACTTGGCAACCATCCCCATCACTGGAACTGGAATCAACCCAGCAAGAAGTCTTGGAGCTGCAATCATCTTCAACAAGGACAACGCTTGGGACGACCAT TGGGTCTTTTGGGTTGGACCATTCATCGGTGCTGCACTTGCTGCTCTTTACCACGTGATAGTCATCAGAGCCATCCCATTCAAGTCCAGAAGCTGA
- the LOC106429622 gene encoding uncharacterized protein LOC106429622, with translation MIPMEKMIRSYFVTLLFCLVFLLFSYGSVEAGKRRIEITDDLDDVEDNEEDESWKQWGSETATPEFDPPPDFSDMGFDQIQEEMAKRTFAPVVGFVKLRLGVHRTKDMVVEIAMRWTKVLRTGGLGVRFMAVDRSTVMFNMQNGKEVTELREFVLSQEEAYEVKIGKQEFRRPGDPPLDDVFEKLQAKQSKDDKDGDTSKNDVTKDEL, from the exons ATGATTCCCATGGAGAAGATGATTCGCTCCTATTTTGTTACTCTACTCTTTTGCCTCGTGTTTCTTCTGTTCTCGTACGGATCTGTCGAAGCAGGGAAGCGACGGATCGAGATCACCGACGATCTTGACGACGTGGAAGACAATGAAGAAGACGAATCATGGAAACAGTGGGGGAGCGAAACAGCGACGCCGGAGTTCGATCCGCCTCCGGATTTCTCCGACATGGGATTCGATCAGATCCAAGAGGAAATGGCTAAACGGACTTTTGCACCGGTCGTCGGATTCGTCAAGCTCCGGTTAGGAGTCCACCGAACTAAG GATATGGTGGTGGAGATTGCTATGAGATGGACGAAAGTTCTGAGAACAGGCGGGTTAGGAGTGAGATTCATGGCCGTGGATCGAAGCACGGTGATGTTCAATATGCAGAACGGGAAGGAAGTGACTGAg CTAAGGGAGTTTGTGCTGAGCCAAGAAGAGGCTTATGAGGTTAAGATAGGGAAACAAGAGTTTCGAAGACCTGGGGATCCTCCTCTTGATGATGTCTTTGAAAAACTTCAAGCTAAGCAAAGCAAGGATGATAAAGATGGTGATACGAGCAAGAATGATGTTACCAAGGATGAACTATAG